Proteins co-encoded in one Flavobacteriaceae bacterium MAR_2009_75 genomic window:
- a CDS encoding surface polysaccharide O-acyltransferase-like enzyme, whose translation MKTERRYDIDWLRVIAIGLLLIYHIAIIFQPWAMFVGFIKSDEFLEGLWKPMTMLNVWRIPLLFYVSGMGLFFAMRKRNWRQLLLERTKRILLPFLFGIVAITTLHMFIFQSFYNMPIGYFPHQGHLWFLGNIFVYVITLLPLFYYLKKAGNGKIKRVLLALLSHAGGPLLISLFFVLEVLSVKPQLFALYAQTWHGFFNGFLAFLFGFLFVYSGKTFWQTVLKWRWLYIGLAAILFGIRYFIFATEAPGYLTAIESNCWIFGVFGLGYKYLNKPSKTLSYLSQAAYPVYIIHMFVLYTGALFILPLEISILLKFIAIVIFTGVGCFLIYEFVLRRIGFLRPLFGLKWTYKRTEKVKTLTSNLN comes from the coding sequence ATGAAAACAGAAAGAAGATACGATATCGATTGGCTCAGGGTCATAGCCATAGGTTTGCTGCTCATCTATCACATAGCCATAATTTTTCAACCGTGGGCGATGTTTGTCGGTTTTATTAAAAGTGATGAATTTTTAGAGGGTTTATGGAAACCAATGACCATGCTCAACGTTTGGCGAATTCCATTGTTATTTTATGTATCGGGCATGGGCCTTTTCTTTGCCATGCGTAAACGAAATTGGAGACAATTGCTTTTGGAGCGTACAAAGCGGATTCTCTTGCCCTTCCTATTTGGTATTGTTGCCATCACCACCTTACACATGTTTATTTTTCAGTCCTTCTATAATATGCCTATAGGGTATTTTCCCCATCAAGGTCATTTATGGTTCTTGGGGAATATATTTGTGTATGTGATTACACTTTTACCACTTTTTTACTATTTGAAGAAGGCTGGTAATGGTAAGATTAAAAGGGTTTTATTGGCCCTATTGAGCCATGCCGGTGGACCTTTGTTGATATCCCTATTTTTCGTTCTGGAAGTTTTATCGGTAAAGCCACAGCTGTTTGCATTGTACGCCCAGACTTGGCATGGCTTTTTTAATGGCTTTTTGGCCTTTCTATTCGGTTTCCTTTTTGTGTACAGTGGCAAAACATTTTGGCAGACCGTTTTAAAATGGCGCTGGTTGTATATTGGTTTGGCTGCTATTTTGTTCGGTATTCGATACTTTATTTTTGCAACGGAAGCGCCAGGTTATCTTACGGCGATCGAATCAAATTGTTGGATTTTTGGAGTTTTTGGTCTTGGGTATAAGTACTTGAACAAACCCAGTAAAACCCTGAGTTATCTGAGCCAAGCGGCGTATCCTGTTTATATTATACACATGTTTGTCTTGTACACAGGGGCCTTATTTATATTACCCTTGGAAATTTCTATCTTATTGAAGTTCATTGCGATTGTAATTTTTACGGGGGTAGGTTGCTTTCTTATTTATGAGTTTGTTCTTAGAAGAATCGGTTTTTTAAGGCCACTATTTGGATTGAAATGGACCTACAAAAGAACTGAAAAGGTAAAAACTTTAACCTCGAACCTAAACTGA
- a CDS encoding NADPH:quinone reductase-like Zn-dependent oxidoreductase, with product MKAVVYEKYGPPNVLEVKKIEKPIPKDNEMLVKIHAATVTSGDVRLRASDFPPLFWLPARLIFGLFRPKKKILGHELAGTIEATGKKVTKFKVGDHIFGTTTMLKTGSYAEYICMPEEWKSGVVALKPENLSFEEAAALPVGAMTAMFLLEKANLKKGQQVLIYGASGSVGSYAVQLAKEQGAVVTGICSGSNVDMVKSLGAVKAIDYKNEDYSKQTEKFDIVFDAVGKTTKSRSKKVLTEAGAFVSVKMLTKENINHLKEIKNLAEHGELKPFIDKTFMLDEMVDAHEYVDSGRKRGNVVIEINKR from the coding sequence ATGAAAGCAGTAGTGTACGAAAAATACGGTCCGCCAAACGTACTTGAGGTAAAAAAAATAGAAAAACCAATCCCGAAAGATAATGAGATGCTCGTTAAAATTCATGCAGCAACGGTCACTTCGGGCGATGTGCGTTTGAGAGCTTCAGATTTCCCACCCTTGTTTTGGCTTCCTGCACGATTGATTTTTGGATTGTTCAGACCGAAGAAAAAAATTCTGGGCCATGAACTGGCTGGTACTATTGAAGCAACGGGAAAGAAGGTTACGAAATTTAAGGTGGGAGATCATATATTCGGTACGACCACCATGCTCAAAACTGGTTCCTATGCCGAATATATTTGCATGCCCGAAGAATGGAAAAGTGGCGTAGTAGCCCTAAAACCAGAAAACCTGAGCTTTGAGGAAGCTGCAGCGTTGCCCGTAGGAGCCATGACCGCGATGTTCCTTCTTGAGAAAGCGAACTTAAAAAAGGGTCAGCAAGTGTTGATTTATGGTGCTTCCGGTAGTGTGGGCAGTTATGCCGTTCAACTTGCAAAGGAGCAGGGCGCAGTGGTCACGGGCATTTGTAGTGGTTCAAATGTTGACATGGTAAAATCACTTGGTGCAGTAAAAGCAATCGACTATAAGAATGAGGACTATTCTAAGCAAACCGAAAAATTTGATATTGTTTTTGATGCTGTAGGCAAGACCACCAAATCAAGGTCAAAAAAAGTCTTGACCGAAGCTGGTGCTTTTGTTTCCGTCAAAATGCTGACCAAGGAAAATATTAATCATCTAAAGGAAATTAAAAACCTAGCGGAGCACGGTGAATTAAAGCCGTTTATTGACAAAACTTTTATGCTCGATGAAATGGTAGATGCCCATGAATATGTAGATTCCGGACGCAAACGAGGTAATGTGGTAATTGAAATAAATAAAAGGTAA
- a CDS encoding beta-lactamase, with amino-acid sequence MVSIGSLYFVPWILVKAWILPLPDSVQEQVDEAIGYGFDGMIVYIDEGGKQPAFYTGGWKDRENKISADPKSLFKIASISKLYVAVAITRLAKDNHLSLEDTLADYFPELVGRIENAERITLRSMVQHRSGIPNFTDNPKYWENEQENGKKALEFALDLPASFEPDEGYEYSNTNYLLLRQIIEKVMGYSHERYIKEEILVPLGLKNTFFSLKKVNLNDVMSGYYVGIDKDFKTNENGMLATAEDVGIFLRALNDGSVFKGGEQEIYSSLYEYEHGGLVPGYQSLAEYHEDIDTVVVQFINTTDFEGYEWNLSEIVINRIVKILRNKKNG; translated from the coding sequence ATGGTGAGTATAGGTTCCCTGTATTTCGTACCATGGATTTTGGTAAAGGCATGGATATTACCGTTACCCGATTCGGTTCAAGAACAAGTAGATGAGGCCATTGGTTATGGATTTGATGGCATGATTGTATATATTGACGAAGGGGGCAAGCAACCGGCATTTTATACAGGCGGATGGAAAGATCGCGAAAATAAAATCTCCGCTGACCCTAAATCGCTGTTTAAGATTGCCAGTATTAGTAAGTTGTATGTTGCGGTTGCAATTACTAGACTAGCAAAGGATAATCATTTGTCATTGGAAGATACGCTTGCCGATTACTTTCCAGAACTTGTGGGAAGAATCGAAAATGCAGAAAGAATAACCCTTAGGTCAATGGTACAACATCGAAGTGGTATTCCCAATTTTACCGATAATCCAAAATATTGGGAAAACGAACAAGAGAATGGTAAAAAAGCGCTGGAATTCGCTCTTGATCTGCCAGCTAGTTTTGAACCAGATGAAGGGTATGAATATTCAAACACGAATTATTTATTACTTCGCCAAATAATCGAAAAAGTAATGGGTTATAGTCACGAACGCTATATAAAGGAGGAAATTCTTGTTCCCCTTGGGCTAAAAAACACATTCTTTTCCCTTAAAAAAGTTAATTTAAACGATGTGATGAGCGGGTATTATGTTGGTATTGACAAAGATTTTAAGACCAATGAAAACGGAATGTTGGCCACAGCGGAAGACGTGGGTATTTTTCTTAGGGCATTGAACGATGGTTCTGTTTTTAAAGGTGGAGAACAGGAAATCTATTCCTCTCTATATGAGTACGAGCATGGGGGCCTAGTGCCCGGTTATCAAAGTCTTGCGGAGTATCATGAAGACATTGATACCGTGGTCGTTCAATTTATAAATACGACCGATTTTGAGGGATACGAATGGAACTTATCGGAAATTGTAATAAACCGAATCGTAAAAATATTGAGAAATAAGAAAAACGGTTAA
- a CDS encoding adenylate cyclase → MMLSPKTKRNISRIIPFGVIWLVLGWVNLFSQESVKQDQNLNLTGAINVTLEVFVFASIAVTVVGLLVGAIEIVWMGKVFRKKSFLQKIGYKVVFYTFFLLVVIFITFPIAAVVELHSSPFDPIVWERFSNFLTSIEFASTLVSISFSLFVSLFYSEISENIGHGVLMNFFTGKYHKPTEEKRIFLFSDMKSSTTIAEQLGHIKYFELLREYYSDFSDAIIRHSGEVYQYIGDEIVISWKYEDGIKNNNCINCFFAMRKDLRKRADRYISSFGVVPTFKAGLHVGKVTTGEIGALKKEIVFTGDVLNTTARIQSLCNQYDVEVIASENLIKSLQFDNEFQIESLETVLLKGKEEKMELFTIISPPPHE, encoded by the coding sequence ATGATGCTATCCCCAAAAACAAAACGGAACATTTCACGAATCATTCCTTTTGGAGTGATTTGGCTCGTTCTTGGGTGGGTCAATTTGTTTTCGCAAGAGTCGGTCAAACAAGATCAAAATTTAAATCTAACCGGTGCAATCAACGTGACCCTTGAAGTTTTTGTTTTTGCAAGTATTGCTGTTACCGTGGTCGGCTTACTTGTCGGTGCCATTGAGATAGTGTGGATGGGTAAGGTTTTTAGAAAAAAAAGTTTTTTGCAAAAAATTGGTTACAAGGTGGTTTTTTACACCTTTTTCTTACTGGTTGTTATCTTCATAACCTTTCCGATTGCGGCAGTGGTCGAATTACATTCCTCTCCTTTTGATCCTATTGTTTGGGAACGGTTTTCGAACTTTCTGACTAGTATTGAATTTGCGAGTACCTTGGTTTCCATTTCATTCAGTCTTTTTGTAAGTCTTTTTTATTCTGAAATCAGCGAAAATATAGGCCATGGGGTATTGATGAATTTCTTTACGGGAAAATATCATAAACCCACCGAAGAGAAACGGATCTTTCTGTTTTCTGATATGAAGTCCTCCACGACAATTGCCGAACAATTGGGCCACATTAAATATTTTGAACTGCTTAGGGAATATTATTCAGATTTCTCTGATGCTATTATTAGACATTCGGGCGAAGTCTATCAATATATAGGTGATGAAATCGTCATCTCTTGGAAATACGAAGACGGCATCAAAAACAATAATTGTATCAACTGTTTTTTTGCCATGAGAAAAGACCTTAGAAAAAGAGCAGATCGATATATTTCCAGTTTTGGTGTAGTGCCCACTTTTAAAGCGGGACTTCACGTAGGCAAGGTGACCACTGGCGAAATAGGGGCGCTCAAAAAAGAGATCGTTTTTACCGGAGATGTACTCAATACGACCGCCCGAATTCAATCACTTTGTAACCAATACGATGTAGAGGTTATAGCTTCCGAAAATTTGATAAAATCACTTCAATTTGATAATGAATTTCAAATTGAATCCTTGGAAACCGTTTTATTAAAGGGAAAGGAAGAAAAAATGGAATTGTTCACCATTATATCGCCACCTCCTCACGAGTAA
- a CDS encoding DNA polymerase V, whose product MIALVDCNSFYASCEQVFRPDLKKMPVVVLSNNDGCIIAANKEAKALTEIPMFQPVFKIQKLLDKSNVTYFSSNYTLYNDMSRRVMDTLKTFSPRVEEYSIDESFVDLSIHQNECYTGLAHNIKNTIYKNTGIPVGVGIAKTKSLSKLANKYAKKIAENDNVYVVDSEVKRKQLLQNLKVKDIWGIGRKHALRLEDKKISTALDFANMPVAWVRKEMTVIGERLWRELNNIPCLEIVEKPKAKKGIGTAKSFGFKLTSYSLIEEACSYYVAEVADLLRQQHSAASQIDISLQTNQHSEIDKQYRNNITITLDTPTDSTIKLTKEALRGLKQIYKPGYRYKKVGVNLLQLVNRTDIQTNLFDTQHKIESDTITFLLDNLNGKFGKNKIKLATVGNRHKEWALIKEHRSPRFTTQWDELLIIGGTK is encoded by the coding sequence ATGATTGCTTTAGTAGATTGTAATAGCTTCTATGCCTCTTGCGAACAGGTTTTTAGACCTGACCTTAAGAAAATGCCAGTAGTTGTTTTAAGCAACAACGATGGGTGCATCATTGCTGCGAATAAAGAAGCAAAGGCTCTAACGGAAATTCCGATGTTTCAGCCGGTTTTTAAAATACAGAAATTGTTAGATAAAAGTAATGTCACGTATTTTTCTTCAAATTATACGCTGTATAATGATATGTCTCGAAGGGTTATGGATACCTTAAAAACCTTCTCACCTCGTGTCGAAGAATACAGCATAGATGAAAGTTTTGTTGATTTGAGTATTCATCAAAATGAGTGCTATACCGGTTTGGCCCATAACATTAAGAACACCATATATAAAAACACCGGAATACCTGTCGGAGTGGGCATTGCCAAAACAAAATCACTATCTAAATTAGCCAATAAGTATGCAAAAAAAATAGCTGAGAATGATAATGTGTATGTCGTGGATTCAGAAGTAAAACGAAAACAATTATTGCAAAATCTTAAGGTCAAAGATATTTGGGGCATTGGCAGAAAACATGCGCTCAGACTCGAGGATAAAAAAATAAGTACGGCCTTAGATTTTGCCAATATGCCAGTAGCTTGGGTTAGAAAAGAAATGACGGTAATAGGTGAACGGCTTTGGAGAGAACTGAACAATATACCTTGCTTAGAAATAGTAGAAAAGCCAAAAGCGAAAAAGGGCATTGGAACAGCAAAATCGTTCGGATTCAAATTGACATCTTATAGTCTTATTGAGGAAGCTTGTAGTTACTATGTAGCAGAAGTTGCAGACCTTTTAAGACAACAACATAGTGCAGCATCTCAAATCGACATTTCTTTGCAGACCAATCAACATAGTGAAATCGATAAGCAGTATAGAAACAATATTACAATAACGTTAGACACACCTACAGACAGTACCATTAAATTGACAAAGGAAGCTCTTAGGGGGTTAAAACAGATTTACAAGCCAGGCTATCGATATAAAAAAGTGGGTGTAAATTTACTGCAATTAGTAAATCGTACAGATATTCAAACAAATTTGTTCGATACCCAACACAAAATCGAGTCTGACACCATCACCTTTCTATTGGATAATCTAAACGGTAAATTCGGAAAAAATAAAATCAAACTTGCTACAGTTGGCAACCGTCATAAAGAATGGGCCCTGATCAAAGAGCACCGCAGTCCTAGATTTACCACGCAATGGGATGAACTGTTGATCATAGGCGGCACTAAATAA
- a CDS encoding DNA polymerase V — protein sequence MSDSKVHLIKKTENNYRVKRPTQTGFSSPATHYSEPRIDLNEVLVTNSSATFFIKVADDEFKDFNILKNDVLIVDKSLSARTNQLVVATINDNFSVIRIGKEYISEINIWGVITYIIKSVL from the coding sequence ATGAGTGATTCAAAAGTTCATTTAATAAAAAAAACGGAAAATAACTACAGAGTTAAACGCCCTACTCAAACTGGTTTTTCTAGTCCTGCAACGCATTACAGCGAGCCAAGAATTGATTTGAACGAGGTTCTTGTTACTAATTCATCCGCAACTTTCTTCATAAAGGTAGCAGATGACGAGTTTAAAGATTTTAATATTTTAAAAAATGATGTTCTTATAGTCGATAAGTCGTTATCCGCCAGAACAAATCAACTTGTTGTAGCCACTATCAATGACAATTTTAGTGTTATCAGAATTGGCAAAGAATATATATCTGAAATAAATATATGGGGAGTAATCACTTATATCATTAAATCTGTTTTATGA
- a CDS encoding ribonucleoside-diphosphate reductase alpha chain, whose translation MENKTDLQQTIDQRDETTHDLVNARKNALAELNKKSENEGFEWLNENSRKFLSSGYLTEGVTPEGRIREIGERAEQILKMPGYADKFYHYMSEGFFSLASPVWSNFGKRRGLPISCFGSHVDDDMGNILYTQSEIGMMSKLGGGTSGYFGKIRPRGSAVKNNGQASGAVHIMQLFESMVDVVSQGSVRRGRFSPYLPIDHKDILEFLEIGTEGNPIQQLTHGVTVTDQWMQEMIDGDTEKRTVWAKVLQRRGEMGYPYIFFTDNANNGASEVYQEKDHRIHASNLCTEIMLPSNDNWSFVCVLSSINLMHYDKWKDTDAVETMVYFLDAIITEFIEKLEAYRDSENREDRQTFLFMERAYNFAKDNRALGLGALGWHSLLQSKRLAFDSQEAYNLNNEIFKEIKQRSYKASEELAERFGEPEVLKTYGRRNATLNAIAPTTSSAFILGQVSQGIEPIWSNCYVKDIAKIKVTIKNPFLMDLLEEKDMNLPEVWRDIRDHDGSVQHLDFLTEEEKAVFKTYSELDQLDIVYQAAARQHHIDQGQSLNIIVHPEMPVKEINKIHVTAWKLGLKSMYYQHSMNAAQKFRQKKECTSCEA comes from the coding sequence ATGGAGAATAAAACAGATTTACAACAGACTATTGACCAACGAGATGAAACCACCCATGATTTGGTCAATGCTCGAAAAAATGCCTTGGCAGAACTAAATAAAAAATCTGAAAACGAAGGTTTCGAATGGTTAAATGAAAACAGTCGTAAATTTTTGTCATCTGGTTACCTTACCGAAGGTGTAACCCCCGAAGGCCGTATTCGCGAGATTGGTGAAAGAGCCGAGCAAATTTTGAAAATGCCTGGCTATGCCGATAAGTTCTATCATTATATGTCAGAAGGTTTTTTCTCTTTAGCTTCACCGGTCTGGTCTAATTTTGGTAAAAGAAGAGGGTTACCGATTAGTTGCTTTGGCTCTCATGTTGACGATGATATGGGCAACATTCTTTATACCCAATCAGAAATCGGAATGATGTCGAAACTCGGTGGTGGTACTTCTGGTTATTTTGGAAAAATCAGGCCCCGTGGGTCAGCCGTTAAAAATAATGGGCAAGCATCAGGTGCCGTTCATATAATGCAATTATTCGAATCAATGGTCGATGTCGTGAGCCAAGGCTCCGTAAGGCGCGGTCGCTTCTCCCCTTACCTTCCTATTGACCATAAAGATATTTTAGAATTCTTGGAGATAGGTACCGAAGGTAACCCGATACAGCAACTTACCCATGGGGTTACGGTTACCGACCAATGGATGCAAGAAATGATTGATGGCGACACAGAGAAACGTACCGTATGGGCGAAAGTGTTGCAGCGTAGAGGAGAAATGGGCTACCCCTATATTTTCTTTACAGATAATGCCAATAATGGCGCTTCGGAAGTTTATCAAGAAAAAGACCATCGTATTCATGCCAGTAACCTTTGTACGGAAATTATGTTACCCTCCAATGACAATTGGTCATTCGTGTGTGTGCTTTCTAGCATTAATCTAATGCATTATGACAAATGGAAAGATACCGATGCCGTTGAAACTATGGTATATTTCTTAGATGCCATTATCACCGAATTTATTGAGAAGCTTGAAGCCTATCGAGATTCTGAAAATAGAGAAGATCGACAGACTTTTCTCTTTATGGAAAGAGCTTATAATTTTGCAAAAGATAACAGAGCTTTAGGTTTAGGTGCCCTAGGTTGGCATTCTTTACTCCAATCAAAAAGATTGGCGTTCGATAGTCAAGAGGCATACAATCTCAACAACGAAATATTTAAAGAAATAAAGCAACGCTCATACAAAGCTTCGGAAGAATTGGCCGAACGTTTTGGTGAACCCGAAGTTCTAAAAACCTATGGTAGACGTAACGCGACGTTAAACGCAATAGCACCCACAACATCATCTGCGTTTATTTTAGGCCAGGTTTCTCAGGGCATCGAACCCATTTGGTCAAACTGTTATGTGAAAGATATTGCCAAAATTAAGGTTACTATCAAGAATCCGTTTCTGATGGATCTTTTAGAAGAAAAAGATATGAACCTCCCAGAGGTTTGGAGAGACATTCGAGATCATGATGGTTCGGTTCAACACCTTGACTTTTTGACCGAAGAGGAAAAAGCCGTTTTCAAGACATACTCAGAGCTTGACCAACTAGATATCGTGTATCAAGCAGCTGCACGGCAACACCACATCGACCAAGGGCAATCGTTGAATATAATTGTCCACCCTGAAATGCCTGTGAAAGAGATTAATAAAATTCACGTGACCGCATGGAAACTCGGCCTGAAATCAATGTACTATCAACACAGTATGAATGCCGCACAAAAATTCAGGCAAAAGAAAGAATGTACGAGCTGTGAAGCTTAA
- a CDS encoding ribonucleoside-diphosphate reductase beta chain has translation MQITHIIKRDYTSQPFDIHKITNAITKAMTAVDQGQISDAQPMADKVHDILLKRKSLDENYIPTIEEVQDVVETTLMESEFHEVAKAYIIYRNKRAQIRKTNVFEKRVNLKPYEYPQLYEYVAAIRHSYWIHTEFNFTSDIQDFKSGLSEVERSAIKNTLLAISQIEVAVKTFWGDIYQRLPKPEIGSVGATFAESEVRHHDAYSHLLEILGLNREFETLKKKPVIMKRVHYLETALKNAKSENDKEYAESILLFSLFIEHVSLFSQFLIIMAFNKHKNVLKGISNVVEATSKEEQIHGDFGIDLINIIKNENPEWFDDDYSSVIQDICKEAFNAESKIVNWIFEEGELDFLPKDVINEFIKNRFNNSLESIGISKIFDIDQSLIEQTEWFDDEIIGTKHGDFFVKRSINYSKRTQSITSDDLF, from the coding sequence ATGCAAATCACCCACATTATTAAACGGGACTATACCTCCCAACCTTTTGACATTCATAAGATTACGAACGCCATCACCAAAGCTATGACCGCGGTAGATCAGGGCCAAATTAGTGATGCCCAACCTATGGCAGACAAGGTTCATGATATATTATTGAAACGTAAAAGTCTGGATGAAAACTATATTCCTACCATCGAAGAGGTTCAAGATGTTGTTGAGACCACACTCATGGAAAGTGAGTTTCACGAAGTGGCGAAAGCTTATATCATCTATAGAAACAAAAGGGCTCAAATTCGAAAAACCAACGTATTTGAAAAAAGGGTGAACTTAAAACCATACGAATATCCGCAACTATATGAATACGTTGCTGCCATAAGACACTCGTACTGGATTCACACCGAATTTAATTTTACGAGCGATATTCAAGATTTTAAATCAGGTTTGAGCGAGGTAGAGCGAAGTGCAATCAAAAATACCCTTCTAGCCATTTCGCAAATCGAAGTTGCCGTAAAGACTTTTTGGGGCGATATATATCAACGTTTGCCCAAACCCGAAATTGGTTCTGTAGGTGCCACATTTGCCGAAAGTGAGGTAAGGCATCATGATGCGTATTCACATTTGTTGGAAATTTTAGGCCTAAACCGTGAGTTCGAAACCTTGAAAAAGAAACCCGTAATTATGAAGCGGGTACATTATCTTGAAACGGCCCTAAAAAATGCAAAAAGTGAAAATGATAAAGAATATGCAGAGTCAATTCTTTTATTCTCTCTGTTCATCGAACATGTTTCGTTGTTTTCTCAGTTTTTGATCATTATGGCCTTTAACAAGCATAAAAATGTATTAAAAGGTATATCAAATGTAGTGGAGGCTACTTCTAAAGAAGAGCAAATTCATGGCGATTTCGGTATCGACCTTATCAATATTATTAAAAATGAGAACCCGGAGTGGTTTGACGATGACTACTCTTCAGTCATACAAGACATTTGCAAAGAAGCTTTTAACGCCGAAAGTAAAATTGTCAACTGGATTTTTGAAGAAGGCGAACTTGACTTTTTACCTAAAGATGTTATCAACGAGTTCATTAAGAATCGTTTCAACAACTCGTTGGAAAGTATAGGCATATCAAAAATTTTCGATATCGATCAATCATTGATTGAGCAGACCGAATGGTTCGATGATGAAATCATCGGAACAAAACATGGAGACTTTTTCGTAAAGCGATCCATCAACTATAGCAAGAGAACACAAAGTATAACCAGCGACGACCTTTTTTAA